In Afipia carboxidovorans OM5, the sequence GAGCTCCTTTAGGGAGAGCGCGTTTGGAAACGGCGCGCTTGGACGCCGCCGTCTTCGCCGGCTGACCGGCCGGCGGCGGCTTTGTCTTGCTCCTAACCTTACCCTTGGTCTTGTTCGCGATTTTCGACGTTTTTAGGCGGCGCGTCGAACGCGGCTTCGTCGCCATAGAGTCCCCCAACGAGGCTTCTATCCTGCCATCCGCCCGGGCAAGAGTCACGGCAGCCCGACCATCTCCCGGATATTTTGTGGGCTCTTGCCCTCCGCCCGCAGCGCGCGCAGTGACGGCGCCTGCGCGGATTTCGACAGCTTGCGGCCCTCCGCATCGCGCAACAGACGATGGTGATGATAGACCGGCGCCGGCAGGCCCATCAGCGCCTGCAGCAGCCGATGCACGCTCGTCGCCCAGAACAGGTCCTGCCCCCGCACCACATGGGTGACGCCCTGCACGGCGTCGTCGATCACCACCGAGACATGGTAGCTCGTCGGCGTCTCCTTGCGCGCCAGCACCACGTCGCCCCAGTCGTCCGGACGGGCCGCGATCCGCCCCGTTTGCCCCTCAGGGCCCGCGCCCTCCTCGTCCCATGTGAGCGCGCCCATCCGGCGGATCGCCTCAAGACTGTCGAGGCGCATCACGAACGCCTCCCCCGCCTGCAGCCGTACTTGGCGTTCTTCTTTGGAGAGCGAGGCAAC encodes:
- the gluQRS gene encoding tRNA glutamyl-Q(34) synthetase GluQRS, which codes for MPPVFRFAPSPNGYLHLGHAYSALLNFDLARQSGGRLLLRIEDIDKPRCRPEYEEAIYEDLAWLGIVWETPVRRQSEHLDIYRRAVDHLAEAGLAYPAFESRAEIVRMIGQSPRKPWPRDPDGAPLYPGSVASLSKEERQVRLQAGEAFVMRLDSLEAIRRMGALTWDEEGAGPEGQTGRIAARPDDWGDVVLARKETPTSYHVSVVIDDAVQGVTHVVRGQDLFWATSVHRLLQALMGLPAPVYHHHRLLRDAEGRKLSKSAQAPSLRALRAEGKSPQNIREMVGLP